Below is a genomic region from Treponema sp. OMZ 798.
AAAGGCATGTTGGGATTGATAGTTGATTGATGCTCCGCTAGAACTATAATTTTGTTTTCTACAAGGTAGGACACATCATTATAAAAAGTCATGTACAAGACTTGATCCAAGCGGATGTTCTTCAAAGCATCCGCAGCTGTAAGAGAAGTACCATGCAGAGCATTATAAAGCGATAAAAAGTTTTCTTTTGCCTTTTCATCTTCGCTGAATAAATCGACGAAGACCGAGTCTTTATATTTTCTGTTTGAAGTACTCATAGCTATGTCTCCTTGCCGTTCGTATTATAACATAGATTAGCAAGTTTTTAAAGAGTTATAGACAGATATTTTAAGGGAGAAGTGCGAAGTTCAAAGTGCGAAGGACAAATGGCGAAGTGAGAAGTACGGCATTCGTACTTTCAGACATTCGATATTTCCATCATTCGAACTTTCCAATTTTTTTAAAAAAATTTTACTATTTATTCAAAGTAAAACCCTATAATTATGTGAAGGCAGGAAGGAAGATACTGCCTGACACCTAAAATAGGAGTTCTTATGAATGAAGAGAAAATTTTAAACCCCAAGACCGATTGGGTATTCAAGCTGATGTTTTCCAAAGGCGAGGAAGGAAACAAGGCTCTCATAAGCTTTCTTAATGCTTTTTTGGAAGATTCCTACGGTAAAATCACAAAGGCCGACATCCTTAACACCGAGCTCATCAGGGATAGGCCGGCCGGAGAAACCTACCGCCTTGATTTTTTGATTAAGACCGATACAGGTCTTCTTGTAGACCTTGAAATGCAGCAGTTTTGGAAAGCCAATTACCCAAGGCGAAATCAAATGTACCTGATGCGCATGGCCTCACGATTTTTAAAGACAGAGCCTAAAGAAGATGATTTTTTGTACGCAATAAGCCTTTCGGTGTTCGGCTGTGACGTTCCTAAAAATGCAGAACTTGTAAGAGTATCTGAGAGCTCTGTAATTCAATATCTTTATGTTGAATTAAACGAGCTAATAGTTTATACTATGAAAAAGAGCTTGGAAGATTATAGCCTAAAAGACTTTTGGATAAGGTTTTTAGCCAACTATGAAGAAGACAAAAGAAGCGGAATGTTGGAAGAATTGTGTAAATTGGAGGAGGGAATAAGGATGGCAGAAGCAACACTCTTTAGGGTAACGGATGAAGAGAGGCGGATGGCAATAGAACTCTCTAACGAAAAATACGAGATGTATGTCGAATGTGAAAGGAATGAAGCTAGAAGAGAGGGATTAGCTGAAGGCCGTGCCGCGGGTTTGGAAGAAGGTTTGGCCGAAGGCTCATACCAAAATAAACTCGAAACGGCAAAAAACTTACTTGAAATGGGATTTGCTCTAGAGATTATTTCAAAAGCCACCGGCCTAAGCAAAGAAGAAGTGGAAAAACTTTAGAAAAGTTACTCGCAATAAATCAAGCTTTCCGGATGATGATTCGATATATAAAGTGATGTATCTTGCGATACGCAATGCGAGTAAAAGGTGGACTATGCCTTTGACCCACCTGACGACTTCGTACTTCCTACCGTTCGGCATTCGTACTTCCCATCATTCGACCTTTGCTGTTTGTCGTTCGGCATTCGAACTTTTCCTAGTTCGCCCTTTTTAGTACATCAAATACCTTTTCCTCTTCTTTAAAAACCTTTGTTCGTCCTTTTCGATAAATTTAAGGTACTCATCTAAGGAAAGGCTCATTGTGCTTAGCTTATCCGTTCCGGTTAATAGATTTAGGCCGCAGTGTTTTACGGGGTAGTTGTTTATCTTAAACTTATCCGGATACATTTCCTTTATCTTGTACATCACTGCAATTCCGGTCTTTACGGGTAAAAATTTGTTTTTATCCTTTACGATTATCTGAATCCCCTCGCATAGCTCATCCTTATAAACCGAAAGAGAGGGTGTAAAATAAGCGGGTTTAAAAAATACTCCGGCAAGGTTGAGAGCATTTAGTTTTTCTGCCAAGGCTTCAGCCTCTATGTAGGGGGCTCCTATGTATTTAAAGGGCATTGTGGTTCCGCGGCCTACCGAAATATTTACTCCTTCAAAAATACAAAAGCCGGAATAGACCAAGGCCGTATCGGGTGTGGGAATATTGGGCGAGGGCGGAATCCACATCAAATTGAGGTCCTCAAAATAATCTTCCCTCTTCCAGTCCTGCATCGGGATTACTTTTAAATTACAGCCTATCTTAAATTCCTCATTGAACATCAAGGCTAATTCCCCGCAAGTCATTCCGTGACGCTGCACAATGGGAAAATAGCCTGTAAAGGATCTATATTCCTCTTCCAAGATATTTCCTTCGACATTTATTCCGTTTATGGGATTGGGCCTGTCAAAAACTACAAAGGTCTTTCTGTCACGGGCGCAGGCCTCCATGGCATAGGCCATTGTGTAAATATATGTGTAAAACCTTGCGCCTACATCCTGAATATCGAAGCATAAAACATCCACTTGCTGCAGCATTTCCTTTGTAGGCCGCTTTGTTTTTCCGTAAAGGCTGTAAACTGTGAGCCCCGTTTTTTTGTCTACTGTGTTGGAAATTCCCGCTCCCTCCCTTGCGTTTCCCCTTATTCCGTGTTCGGGAGAAAAGAGGGCTTTAAGGTTTGTTTTTTCATATAGAATTTCGATGCTCGATCTTCCCAAAGAATCTATACCTGTTTGGTTGGTAATCAAGCCTATATTTTTTCCTTTAAAAAGGTTAAAAAACTCGTCTACTCTTTCAATGCCGAGCTTAAAATCCGGCTTGTCCGTTTTTTCTTTAGCAAGGGCCAGGATTGTAAGGCTAAAAAAGAAAAATAAACAAAAGGCCTTTTTCATTTTACCGTACCTTCGGAATGGCGTTTTGCCAAATTTTTCTTTGAGTGCCTTGAGGTCAAATCTTCGAATATCTCTTTTGCTTTTTTGCTTTTTAAAAAGCCTCTCAATGCAGCCGATTGCCTTGACTGTTTTTTTATGCCTTCCATAAGGGCTTTTAGGTCTTTGTAGGAACCTTCGTTGCCGTAGATTTCGGGAATCGTATCTATAATTTCTTTTCTGCCGATTGCAAGTTCGATAAGCATTTGATCCAGCATCGCGTCATCATAGTTTTTAAATGCGGAATAAATAAGGGTGGTAAGGGCTCCATAGTTTTTTGCAAGATAAAAATCGCCCTCATACTTTCCGCGAAAGTTTTTTCCGAAAAGGGCAGGGGTGTTTTTTGCACTTGTAAAGATTATAATTATTAAATCTTCCTTAGGATCGATTACGGTCAAGGTTCCCGTCCAGCCCGTGTGCCCTATTGTGTTTGGGCTTGCAAGCTGTGAAAAGGCCCAAGCATAGCTGTTATTAAGCCCCTGCCTCCTCCATCCTAAACCTGCCTGCGAAAAAAAGTTTCCCTGACTGGTAAATAAATTCAAAACGCTTGAATCAAATAGTTTGACGTTTTCGTATCCTCCGCCGTTCAGCATAACCTGAGCAAGAACCGCTATACTTTTTGCATTTGCAAAAAGCCCTGCATGACCGCTTACCTGATTCATGGAATTATAGGCTTCCGGATCGTGCACTGTTCCGTGAACGGGCAAGTATTTTAGATCCTTAAATTTTAAATCCTTTGTTCTTTTTGGGGAATGTATTTCGGTTGCGGTAATATCTTCCTTTGTAAAGCCTTTTTTTAATGGCTCATAGCAAACCGAAGATAAATTTAAGGGTTTATAAAGATTTTCTTCCGCATATTTATCCAAGGGAAGCCCTGTTACCTTTTCTATAATAAAGCCTAAGAGCATATAGTCTATATCCGAGTATAAGACCTCCGTACGGGGTGGATATATTAGCGGAGTGCTGCAAATAAGCTCTAAAACAATTTCCTTGTTTTGTCTTTTATCGGCCTTCTTTTTTTTAGTTATCTTTTTGTTTACATAGTATTGAGCCCCGGCAGGAAAACCCGCCTGATGCTTTAATAAGTCTTCAATGGTGATCTCGCTTTTTCCCTTAAAAAGAGCTCTCTTTTTATCCTTAAACTCCGGGAAAAAACTGCTTACCTTATCGTAAATTGAAATTTTTTCTTCGGATAGAAGCTTTTGTAAGGCAAAATTTACCGTGTACATCTTGGTATTGCTCGCCAAATCGAAAAGGGTTTTATCCGTAATAGGCTTTTTATTTATCAGAGGAGCACCGAACTCGTCTACAGTGCTTATATAACCGTAGGCCGAGTTTTTTATCATTTTTCCGTCCTTTACCACTACAATTTGTGCAGAAGGAAAGCCATTTTCTATTTCTGCCTTCATAAGGTCGTCTATTATTTGAAAGGCCCTATAGTTTACGTTATTTAATTTTTCTTTTTTTTCGATAATGGAAGGGTAGGGGATTTTTACCGACAGGGTATAATCCTTATCAAAGCTTTTTTCGGCTTCAATATTTGTAATAAGTAAATTATTGGTGCCGTTTATTACATCATCTCCAATGTAGATTTGAGTATATTTATTTTTGCATATTTTTTTTGTATCTATTTTTTTTCCGTTTAAATATAAGAAAAAGCTTTTTATATTTTCAGTATAAAAATAAACGGTTCCTTGACCCTTATAAGCCTTAAAGGGAATAAAACTGTTCGGCAAAATTGAAGGATCAAATTTTTCATCTTCCGGAGGAAAGCTTACATCCGTCTGAAAGCCTAAAAAGCCGTCTTCGGTTTTTTCCGATTTATAAAATATTTCCGCTTCTGCCCGATTGGTCCTTATCGTTCTTATTCGAGCCGAGCGGCATGACAGTATTAAAGCAACAAAAAAAATGCACAAAAACTTCTTCATTTATGCATTGTATCATAAAATTTAAAAATATAAAAGAAGAAAAATTTCTTCTTGCACATCAAAGGATTATCGTATATAATAAATTCGGAGGTAATTTATGTCACAATTTAAACTGCAAAAAGCGACTGCCGAAGTTCTGGATAAATTGATAAAGCCTATTTCATCGATTACCGGTCCGAATAATGAGGGTTTTTTACTGACTGCAGGATGCGGAACCGGGCGTGAACAATGGAATACAATGACTGCCGGCTGGGGATCTATAGGGTTTTTATGGAATAAGCTGACAGCTACCGTTTATGTAAGGCCCACCAGATATACTTCCGAATTTATCGATAAAGAAGATTATATAACTCTTTCTTTTTTTGACGAAAATGATCCATGGGCTAGGAACACTCTGGCTTTTTGCGGATCCGTTTCGGGACGAAACGTCGATAAGGCAAGAGAAACAGGCTTAAAGCCCGTTATGCTTGATGAGGGCGTTATCTCCTTTGAGCGTGCTAAGCTTGTGCTTTCATGCCGTAAGCTATACCGCAGCGAATTCGATATGGATTTATTTATTGATCCTCAAATTATAGTAGATTCATACCCAAAAAAAAACTTTCATTACGTTTATATTTGTGAGATAATCAACATCTACACAAAATAAGTATATTTCAAGGGGCTTAGCGTCCTATGATGGATATGTTAGCGCCGAACCATTTTTTACTCGTTTTTTCTAAAAAATCGGTTTTAGCCATATCTTTTAAGGTTGATTCGACTGCATTCATCAGGGCAAGATCTCTTTTTCTAAAGGCTATAACATATTCTTCATATGCTATAGCCTCATCAAGAACTCTGTATGATCCTGTTCTTGCCTGCTGCAGGCTGTTAATTGAAAGAAGGTCATATAATACACATTCTACCTCATCCTTTTCAAGAGCATTTAAGGCTTCTTGGGCTCCCTGAAAGATAACCGTCTTTTTAAATGCTCCGTGAGTAAATTCGGCTTTTTTAAGACTTTCCTGTATAAATGATGAGGCCGTAACTCCTATTTTCTTGTCCCTTATGTCTTGAATGGAATAGTAAGGTGATTTATCCTTTACGACCAGAATGATAGCACTCTTTATATAAGGTGAGGTAAGAGAATAAATTTC
It encodes:
- a CDS encoding Rpn family recombination-promoting nuclease/putative transposase: MNEEKILNPKTDWVFKLMFSKGEEGNKALISFLNAFLEDSYGKITKADILNTELIRDRPAGETYRLDFLIKTDTGLLVDLEMQQFWKANYPRRNQMYLMRMASRFLKTEPKEDDFLYAISLSVFGCDVPKNAELVRVSESSVIQYLYVELNELIVYTMKKSLEDYSLKDFWIRFLANYEEDKRSGMLEELCKLEEGIRMAEATLFRVTDEERRMAIELSNEKYEMYVECERNEARREGLAEGRAAGLEEGLAEGSYQNKLETAKNLLEMGFALEIISKATGLSKEEVEKL
- a CDS encoding exo-beta-N-acetylmuramidase NamZ domain-containing protein; translated protein: MKKAFCLFFFFSLTILALAKEKTDKPDFKLGIERVDEFFNLFKGKNIGLITNQTGIDSLGRSSIEILYEKTNLKALFSPEHGIRGNAREGAGISNTVDKKTGLTVYSLYGKTKRPTKEMLQQVDVLCFDIQDVGARFYTYIYTMAYAMEACARDRKTFVVFDRPNPINGINVEGNILEEEYRSFTGYFPIVQRHGMTCGELALMFNEEFKIGCNLKVIPMQDWKREDYFEDLNLMWIPPSPNIPTPDTALVYSGFCIFEGVNISVGRGTTMPFKYIGAPYIEAEALAEKLNALNLAGVFFKPAYFTPSLSVYKDELCEGIQIIVKDKNKFLPVKTGIAVMYKIKEMYPDKFKINNYPVKHCGLNLLTGTDKLSTMSLSLDEYLKFIEKDEQRFLKKRKRYLMY
- the pbp4b gene encoding penicillin binding protein PBP4B, whose product is MKKFLCIFFVALILSCRSARIRTIRTNRAEAEIFYKSEKTEDGFLGFQTDVSFPPEDEKFDPSILPNSFIPFKAYKGQGTVYFYTENIKSFFLYLNGKKIDTKKICKNKYTQIYIGDDVINGTNNLLITNIEAEKSFDKDYTLSVKIPYPSIIEKKEKLNNVNYRAFQIIDDLMKAEIENGFPSAQIVVVKDGKMIKNSAYGYISTVDEFGAPLINKKPITDKTLFDLASNTKMYTVNFALQKLLSEEKISIYDKVSSFFPEFKDKKRALFKGKSEITIEDLLKHQAGFPAGAQYYVNKKITKKKKADKRQNKEIVLELICSTPLIYPPRTEVLYSDIDYMLLGFIIEKVTGLPLDKYAEENLYKPLNLSSVCYEPLKKGFTKEDITATEIHSPKRTKDLKFKDLKYLPVHGTVHDPEAYNSMNQVSGHAGLFANAKSIAVLAQVMLNGGGYENVKLFDSSVLNLFTSQGNFFSQAGLGWRRQGLNNSYAWAFSQLASPNTIGHTGWTGTLTVIDPKEDLIIIIFTSAKNTPALFGKNFRGKYEGDFYLAKNYGALTTLIYSAFKNYDDAMLDQMLIELAIGRKEIIDTIPEIYGNEGSYKDLKALMEGIKKQSRQSAALRGFLKSKKAKEIFEDLTSRHSKKNLAKRHSEGTVK
- a CDS encoding ABC transporter substrate-binding protein, yielding MKKNYNYIFKLSFIFLFAVLVMTSCKPKAVRIQKKENDISLAKILVKKEFIIGIRDDHPPFSFLNLFTTKMEGYDIEIAQELCNKMKVKPIFKAIKWEQRDKLLNEGEIDCIWSAFAYSKERDEIYSLTSPYIKSAIILVVKDKSPYYSIQDIRDKKIGVTASSFIQESLKKAEFTHGAFKKTVIFQGAQEALNALEKDEVECVLYDLLSINSLQQARTGSYRVLDEAIAYEEYVIAFRKRDLALMNAVESTLKDMAKTDFLEKTSKKWFGANISIIGR